One segment of Bacillus alkalisoli DNA contains the following:
- a CDS encoding response regulator transcription factor, whose protein sequence is MKEQIKVLIVEDDPNICDLIQLYMDKQGYNSNIALDGEVGLAKFYDEKPDFVLLDIMLPEMNGWEVCKMIRLENKHIPIIMLTGKGESYDKIRGLELGADDYIVKPFDPNELVARMKAVLRRSSRKEERKENIKLGSIFIDVNQFKVFLRDTEVSLPKKELELIYFLASNPNQVFTRQQLLDRIWGDSFEGDSRTVDVHIKRLREKLKEKNLLIQTIRGIGYKLEIGEK, encoded by the coding sequence TTGAAAGAGCAGATAAAAGTATTAATAGTAGAAGATGATCCAAATATATGTGACCTCATTCAGTTATATATGGACAAACAAGGATACAACTCAAACATTGCTTTAGATGGCGAAGTAGGTTTAGCTAAATTTTACGATGAAAAACCGGATTTCGTTTTGCTAGACATCATGCTACCTGAAATGAATGGTTGGGAAGTATGTAAGATGATTCGTTTAGAAAATAAGCATATACCTATTATCATGCTAACTGGTAAAGGTGAAAGCTATGATAAAATACGCGGATTAGAATTAGGGGCAGATGACTATATTGTAAAACCATTTGACCCAAATGAATTAGTTGCGCGTATGAAAGCTGTTTTAAGAAGAAGTTCTAGAAAAGAAGAACGGAAAGAAAACATTAAGCTAGGTTCTATATTTATTGATGTGAATCAATTTAAAGTATTTCTTCGTGATACTGAAGTCTCCCTGCCTAAAAAAGAGCTAGAACTCATTTATTTTCTAGCCTCCAATCCTAATCAAGTTTTTACTAGACAACAACTATTAGATAGAATTTGGGGAGATAGTTTTGAAGGTGATTCGAGAACGGTGGATGTTCATATTAAGAGGTTGCGAGAAAAACTAAAAGAAAAAAACTTGTTGATTCAAACGATTAGAGGAATAGGATATAAACTAGAAATAGGTGAAAAATAA
- a CDS encoding MFS transporter has product MVGIALVTAVAVLGEALLFIVLPLYWREFGLTAIWQIGILLSINRFVRLPINPLVGLFYKHFQLRTGVFIALSLAVITTFSYGTIQSFWVLVFMRALWGVAWSLLRLGGFLTVIDVTNDHNRGKFVGLYNGIWGLGGLIGMLAGGFLVDQTSIFFVTTIFAALGLIAIPAVILLVPVSKRTNQTENSPKVKKKWLTPYVSMVFVTGATMGFIVFGLFASTLSPLIEIAYLEHWTVAQFTIGVASLAGILQAIRWGWDPFVAPWIGKQLYSKQRMLKVLLIPLFFGGAMLIFLGIIQSIYILISGLLIFQLLSTIFVTTTDTIATNAAAHLDKVKVMTVHTVVVDIGAALGPFVTFSLLGIIGLSSVYIVAGLILIMLGSTWVLFLKKF; this is encoded by the coding sequence GTGGTAGGAATTGCTTTAGTAACAGCAGTAGCAGTTCTAGGGGAAGCATTGCTATTTATCGTTTTACCTTTATATTGGAGAGAGTTTGGATTAACTGCTATTTGGCAAATTGGTATTCTACTATCGATAAACCGTTTTGTGCGATTACCTATAAATCCACTAGTTGGATTGTTCTATAAACATTTTCAATTAAGAACTGGTGTATTTATAGCCTTATCACTTGCCGTAATTACAACCTTCTCTTACGGAACGATACAAAGCTTCTGGGTGTTAGTTTTTATGAGAGCGTTATGGGGAGTTGCCTGGTCCTTGCTGAGATTAGGTGGCTTTCTAACTGTAATAGATGTTACGAATGATCATAATCGCGGGAAATTTGTTGGACTTTATAATGGAATTTGGGGATTAGGGGGGTTAATAGGAATGCTTGCAGGAGGATTCCTTGTTGATCAAACTTCCATTTTCTTTGTCACAACAATATTTGCGGCTCTGGGATTAATTGCCATTCCTGCTGTAATTCTACTAGTTCCAGTTTCAAAAAGAACAAATCAAACAGAAAATTCACCTAAAGTTAAGAAAAAATGGTTAACCCCGTACGTAAGCATGGTATTTGTTACAGGAGCGACAATGGGCTTTATAGTTTTTGGGCTATTTGCTTCTACATTAAGCCCTTTAATTGAAATAGCATACTTAGAACATTGGACAGTAGCTCAATTTACTATTGGGGTTGCTAGTCTTGCAGGTATTTTACAAGCTATAAGATGGGGATGGGACCCATTTGTAGCACCGTGGATCGGAAAACAACTATATTCAAAACAAAGGATGTTAAAAGTATTACTCATTCCACTATTTTTTGGTGGCGCTATGTTAATTTTCCTAGGGATTATTCAATCCATTTATATACTTATTAGTGGATTATTGATTTTTCAGCTACTTTCAACTATCTTTGTGACTACTACTGATACCATTGCAACGAATGCTGCCGCACACTTGGATAAAGTAAAAGTAATGACTGTTCACACAGTTGTAGTCGATATAGGTGCAGCGTTAGGGCCATTCGTAACATTTTCCTTACTTGGCATAATCGGATTATCATCTGTTTACATAGTTGCTGGTCTAATACTAATTATGTTAGGTTCGACGTGGGTGTTATTTTTAAAAAAATTCTAA
- a CDS encoding SDR family oxidoreductase, giving the protein MQKLDRKIAVVTGASSEVDMGTSICRKLASNGVDVFFTHWKAEIGWLEQFINELKALGVKTDCAEIDFSTKDAASNVMKAVESSLGIPSILVNNAAHSTNDGYELLDAETLDIHYAVNMRTTFLLCTEFAKRYKVSNLSSGRIINMTSGQDISPMPGELAYVATKGAISAFTKSLSAELAPIGITVNAINPGPTDSTWMNDEIRDYLRPKFGLGRIGKPEDVANLINFLVNEEGGWITGQIIHSEGGFLRS; this is encoded by the coding sequence TTGCAGAAATTAGATAGAAAAATTGCGGTCGTAACTGGCGCTAGTAGTGAAGTAGATATGGGTACCTCAATTTGTAGGAAACTGGCTAGCAATGGTGTGGATGTATTTTTTACTCATTGGAAAGCTGAAATTGGATGGCTAGAACAATTTATAAATGAACTTAAAGCTCTTGGAGTCAAAACTGACTGTGCTGAAATTGACTTTTCCACTAAAGATGCAGCCAGTAACGTTATGAAAGCAGTGGAAAGCAGCTTAGGGATTCCATCTATTTTAGTCAATAATGCAGCGCATTCCACAAATGATGGGTACGAATTGTTAGATGCTGAAACCCTTGATATTCATTATGCCGTTAACATGAGAACTACGTTTTTACTTTGTACCGAATTTGCTAAAAGATATAAAGTGAGTAATCTAAGTTCTGGCAGAATTATCAATATGACTTCTGGGCAAGATATTTCTCCTATGCCTGGAGAGCTGGCCTATGTTGCAACAAAAGGAGCTATTTCCGCATTTACGAAATCTCTTTCTGCTGAATTGGCTCCTATTGGTATTACAGTTAACGCTATAAATCCTGGACCAACTGATTCTACTTGGATGAATGATGAAATTAGAGACTATTTAAGGCCAAAATTTGGCTTAGGACGAATTGGAAAACCAGAGGATGTAGCGAACTTAATAAATTTTCTGGTGAATGAAGAAGGTGGTTGGATTACGGGTCAGATAATTCATTCGGAAGGTGGATTTTTAAGAAGTTAA
- a CDS encoding CBO0543 family protein, which yields MKQKEMFLKIVETRVELYEFMDKYWEQYSSFHTWQFWTNVFMLLFPIFILYKVLDRKKAFEIGFYGFAVHTIASYLDIYGIRMGFWGYPYQISTYVAANIALDASLIPISFMLIYQYTYHNKKRFYLVTLIGICAFSFIIKPILKSHGLFYMGEGFTFLYLSLYYVAAIASSIAVVKIFHGFQKGKL from the coding sequence TTGAAGCAAAAAGAAATGTTTCTTAAAATTGTGGAGACGCGTGTGGAGTTGTATGAGTTTATGGATAAATACTGGGAACAATATTCTAGTTTCCATACTTGGCAATTTTGGACGAATGTCTTTATGCTTCTTTTCCCAATCTTTATTCTGTATAAAGTACTTGATCGTAAAAAAGCATTTGAGATTGGCTTTTATGGTTTTGCAGTTCATACTATTGCATCTTACTTAGATATTTATGGGATAAGAATGGGGTTTTGGGGATATCCTTATCAAATTTCAACTTATGTAGCCGCTAATATCGCTCTGGATGCTTCTCTTATTCCGATAAGTTTTATGCTTATTTATCAATATACATATCATAATAAAAAGCGTTTCTATTTAGTTACTTTGATTGGAATATGTGCATTTTCCTTTATTATAAAACCGATATTAAAATCCCACGGTCTTTTCTATATGGGAGAAGGATTTACATTCTTATATCTATCCTTGTACTATGTTGCAGCAATTGCGTCCTCGATCGCAGTTGTTAAAATATTCCATGGTTTTCAAAAAGGAAAATTATAA
- a CDS encoding potassium/proton antiporter, producing MFNSGFNVDSIILLGAMLLIVGVITTKFSNRLGVPALVLFIIVGMLFGSDGLGFIYFDNAKYAQLIGIFALVIILFEGGLQTKWPTVRSVLMPSLSLATIGVILTSTIVAFAAKLILDVTWLEAFLFGAIVGSTDAAAVFAVLKGQNIKARMGATLEAESGTNDPMAVFLTLSFIQLIIASDPNYFTLIINFAWQMSTGLILGLILGKLGSISINKINLDSSGLYPVFALAFALLTYSITALIGGSGLLAVYTAALIIGNSELTYRQSIFRFNEGFAWMMQILMFTILGLLVFPGQLFQWDIIWKGLVLSLVLMVVARPIAVFLSTIGMKYKFNEKVFLSWAGLRGAVPIVLATFPMIAGLPNSQLFFNVVFFVVLTSTLIQGSTITLLAEKLKLVGVKKVSSPHSLELVSIGKANAEIIEFEVNSDAEIVGRKLVDIDFPKGTLINAIIREDRLVTPSGDSTIKEQDILYVLTDRKSKKQLESLLNEKREEENREISKEPVTSSNK from the coding sequence ATGTTTAATAGTGGGTTTAATGTAGATTCAATTATTTTATTAGGCGCAATGCTATTGATAGTTGGTGTTATTACAACGAAATTTTCAAATAGATTAGGCGTACCAGCACTTGTACTTTTTATTATTGTTGGTATGTTATTTGGTAGTGACGGGCTAGGATTTATTTATTTTGACAATGCAAAATATGCGCAACTAATTGGAATATTTGCGCTTGTAATTATACTCTTTGAAGGTGGTCTTCAAACAAAATGGCCAACAGTAAGGTCTGTACTAATGCCGTCCTTATCTTTAGCCACTATCGGAGTTATCTTAACTTCAACCATTGTAGCATTCGCTGCAAAGCTAATTTTGGATGTCACCTGGCTAGAAGCTTTCTTATTTGGAGCGATTGTAGGTTCAACCGATGCTGCCGCTGTTTTTGCAGTACTGAAAGGTCAAAATATTAAAGCGAGAATGGGTGCGACATTAGAAGCAGAGTCTGGAACAAATGATCCGATGGCGGTATTTCTAACTTTATCCTTTATTCAATTGATTATTGCGTCTGATCCGAATTATTTCACACTAATCATAAATTTCGCTTGGCAAATGTCTACAGGTTTAATTTTAGGTCTTATACTAGGTAAACTCGGATCTATTTCTATTAACAAAATTAACTTGGATTCGAGTGGGTTGTACCCTGTGTTCGCACTAGCCTTCGCTCTATTGACATACAGTATAACAGCATTAATTGGCGGAAGTGGACTCCTTGCAGTATATACAGCCGCATTAATTATAGGGAATTCTGAATTGACTTATCGCCAGTCAATCTTCCGATTTAATGAAGGATTTGCTTGGATGATGCAAATCTTAATGTTTACTATACTTGGCTTATTAGTTTTTCCAGGACAACTTTTTCAATGGGATATTATTTGGAAAGGGCTAGTTTTATCTTTAGTTCTAATGGTTGTTGCTAGACCTATTGCAGTCTTCTTATCTACAATCGGGATGAAGTATAAATTTAATGAAAAAGTCTTTTTATCTTGGGCAGGTCTTCGTGGAGCTGTGCCAATTGTATTAGCTACTTTCCCTATGATTGCTGGGTTGCCAAATAGCCAATTATTCTTCAATGTAGTGTTCTTCGTAGTTCTTACATCTACATTAATACAAGGTTCAACTATTACGCTCCTTGCTGAAAAATTAAAATTAGTTGGAGTGAAAAAGGTGAGTTCTCCTCATTCGTTAGAGTTAGTATCGATAGGAAAAGCGAATGCGGAAATAATTGAATTTGAAGTAAATTCAGATGCAGAAATAGTAGGGAGAAAACTTGTAGATATAGATTTCCCTAAAGGTACATTAATAAATGCAATTATTCGGGAAGATAGATTAGTAACTCCTTCTGGAGATTCAACTATTAAAGAACAAGATATTCTTTACGTTTTAACTGATAGAAAAAGTAAAAAGCAATTAGAAAGTCTATTAAATGAAAAAAGAGAAGAAGAAAATAGAGAAATTAGCAAGGAACCTGTTACATCATCAAATAAGTAA
- a CDS encoding tyrosine-type recombinase/integrase, whose product MECVEAIKESKHITLMKEHLKKQSLRDYLFFVMGINTGIRINELLHIKVSEVIEDNGCVKEFYISIVDEQSIYINNIVQNAITIYVQSEKLESSDYLFKSRKCEKPISRQQAYRIVNNAANNVGLYGKIGTHTLRKTFGYHAYKKGIAVSILQSLFNHNTPSETYRYIGINKDDKNDNNTLKIDVNL is encoded by the coding sequence TTGGAATGTGTAGAGGCTATTAAAGAGTCAAAGCATATCACATTAATGAAAGAACATTTAAAAAAGCAGTCTTTAAGAGACTATTTATTTTTTGTTATGGGGATTAACACAGGAATTAGAATTAATGAATTGTTACATATAAAAGTTAGCGAAGTTATAGAAGATAACGGATGTGTAAAAGAGTTTTATATATCTATAGTAGACGAGCAGTCCATTTATATAAATAATATTGTTCAAAATGCAATTACTATATATGTTCAATCAGAAAAACTTGAATCGAGTGATTATCTTTTTAAATCACGAAAATGTGAAAAACCGATTTCTAGGCAACAAGCATATCGTATTGTTAATAATGCAGCAAACAATGTAGGTCTTTATGGGAAGATTGGGACTCATACGTTAAGAAAGACGTTTGGCTATCATGCATATAAAAAAGGTATAGCTGTTTCCATTTTACAAAGTTTATTTAATCATAATACACCATCCGAAACTTACCGCTATATCGGAATAAATAAAGATGACAAAAATGACAATAACACTTTAAAGATTGATGTTAATTTATAG
- a CDS encoding amidohydrolase family protein, which translates to MKEKTILLKNGYVVDVESGSVREQDILMKHGKIAALLPVGTTIDNFSDMKIFDISGKWIIPGLIDMHVHIKDAFAPIFTAAGITTVRNTGGNVLELRSLIEAPRDAPTPKIVSADRIMDGPPGLWGETSPWSINIDTKEEAIKEVKRQVEAGAEFVKVYGWLSREVMEATVEEAKKHGKEVSCDLLYSTDVNAVDAAKIGVKWNEHVSGVVQAMYPSWNMRAEQSDWDEINWEKPDEELIRNICLELLKYDVILCPTMILFDQQGRVPDVWKPDNEVIEKIQKNEGLIQQWSMISQYVDALKKNALLGTINKRFAKTYAELGGRVVAGTDTPAGVWTYPGMALHRELELFVKAGFTKLEALRAATSMAAASLNKPELGIIQKGAIADLVVLNANPLENIENTKEINLIIKGGKVYTQLELLNAVPSEEEVNKKEEEFLAEFNVKVLKKYTNITKV; encoded by the coding sequence TTGAAAGAAAAAACAATCTTACTGAAAAATGGATACGTTGTTGATGTTGAGTCTGGTAGTGTAAGAGAACAGGATATCTTAATGAAGCATGGAAAAATAGCTGCACTGTTGCCGGTTGGAACAACAATAGATAATTTTTCTGATATGAAAATATTTGATATTAGTGGAAAATGGATTATTCCAGGTTTGATTGACATGCATGTACATATTAAGGATGCTTTTGCTCCTATATTTACAGCAGCAGGGATTACAACTGTTCGAAACACTGGCGGTAACGTATTAGAGTTGAGGAGCTTAATAGAAGCACCTCGGGATGCTCCAACTCCAAAAATAGTTTCCGCGGATCGAATTATGGACGGCCCTCCAGGCTTATGGGGGGAAACAAGTCCGTGGAGTATTAACATTGATACAAAAGAAGAAGCCATAAAAGAAGTCAAACGACAAGTTGAGGCTGGGGCAGAATTTGTGAAAGTGTATGGTTGGTTAAGTAGAGAAGTGATGGAAGCTACTGTAGAAGAGGCGAAGAAACATGGGAAAGAAGTGAGCTGTGACTTGCTCTACTCCACAGATGTAAATGCAGTAGATGCTGCGAAGATTGGAGTAAAGTGGAATGAGCATGTATCTGGCGTGGTTCAAGCAATGTACCCAAGCTGGAACATGAGAGCAGAACAATCAGACTGGGATGAGATTAATTGGGAAAAACCAGATGAAGAATTAATTCGAAATATATGTTTAGAGCTTTTAAAATACGATGTCATTCTGTGCCCAACGATGATTTTATTTGACCAACAAGGTAGAGTCCCAGATGTATGGAAGCCTGACAATGAAGTAATAGAAAAAATACAGAAAAACGAAGGCTTAATCCAACAATGGTCTATGATCTCGCAATATGTGGATGCTTTAAAAAAGAATGCGTTATTAGGCACTATAAATAAACGGTTTGCAAAAACCTATGCTGAATTAGGAGGCAGAGTAGTTGCAGGCACAGATACCCCAGCAGGAGTGTGGACATATCCAGGAATGGCGTTACATCGAGAGTTAGAACTTTTTGTTAAAGCTGGATTTACGAAATTAGAAGCACTTAGAGCAGCAACAAGTATGGCAGCGGCAAGCTTGAATAAACCTGAATTAGGAATTATTCAAAAAGGAGCTATTGCAGATCTAGTAGTGCTTAATGCAAATCCTTTAGAGAATATTGAAAACACAAAAGAAATTAACCTAATCATAAAAGGTGGTAAAGTTTATACACAACTAGAACTATTAAATGCAGTGCCATCAGAAGAAGAAGTAAACAAAAAAGAAGAAGAGTTCCTAGCAGAGTTCAACGTAAAAGTTTTAAAAAAATACACTAACATAACGAAAGTGTAA
- a CDS encoding VOC family protein: MHFHTHPTMYVRDIQLKVSNLSKSIEFYKNIVGFNVIRQDKKIAHLSANGKTSILTIEQLDEVEPKQLRTTGLYHFAILLPSRKELAKFIHHLMNTRYPLQGASDHIVSEALYLVDPDGNGVEVYCDRSASEWKWSHGEVLMATDRLDIEDILSERNGEEWSGLSNGTVMGHIHLHVSDLKESETFYCNGLGFEVVCCYGTQALFVSSNGYHHHIGLNTWNGVGAPPPSHNSVGLEHFTISFPSEENRQASIERLHKLGASVETEDDNYTVIDPSGNKLLLTI, translated from the coding sequence ATGCATTTTCATACTCACCCTACTATGTATGTACGTGATATACAATTGAAAGTTTCAAACTTATCTAAATCTATAGAATTTTATAAAAACATTGTAGGTTTTAACGTTATTAGACAAGATAAGAAAATAGCTCACCTATCGGCTAACGGTAAGACTTCGATTTTAACGATAGAACAATTAGATGAAGTAGAACCAAAGCAATTAAGAACAACTGGACTATATCACTTTGCCATACTACTTCCGAGTCGAAAAGAATTAGCTAAGTTTATTCATCATTTAATGAATACTCGCTATCCTCTACAAGGTGCTTCCGATCATATTGTTAGTGAAGCTCTGTATTTAGTAGATCCTGATGGAAATGGGGTTGAAGTTTACTGTGATCGATCAGCATCTGAATGGAAATGGTCTCACGGGGAAGTGTTAATGGCAACGGACCGTTTAGATATAGAAGATATTCTCTCTGAACGGAATGGAGAAGAATGGTCTGGCCTTTCCAATGGCACTGTAATGGGGCATATTCACTTACACGTTTCGGATTTAAAGGAATCCGAAACGTTCTATTGTAACGGTTTAGGTTTTGAAGTAGTGTGTTGCTATGGAACACAAGCCCTTTTCGTTTCTTCAAATGGTTATCATCATCATATTGGGTTAAATACATGGAACGGCGTCGGTGCACCTCCTCCAAGCCATAATAGTGTTGGTTTGGAACATTTTACTATTAGTTTTCCAAGTGAAGAAAATAGGCAGGCTAGTATAGAGAGATTGCATAAGTTAGGGGCATCAGTTGAAACTGAAGATGATAACTACACAGTAATAGATCCATCAGGGAACAAACTTTTATTAACAATATAA
- the yfbR gene encoding 5'-deoxynucleotidase — protein MESHLLANLYRLKYIERWSLMRNTMKENVAEHSFHVSLLTHCLCSIANEVYNKEINTDRAVTLSLFHDVTEVFTGDIPTPVKHHNKDILKNFRDLEDLAAERLVNQAPYELKHIYKSIISEKNEKDLYQYVKAADLLDAYLKCVTELAAGNREFAVAKNQIEQKIHSLCMPEVEYFLQHLAPSFEKTLDEISE, from the coding sequence ATGGAAAGTCATTTATTAGCTAATTTATATCGCTTGAAATATATTGAGCGTTGGAGTTTAATGCGGAATACGATGAAAGAAAACGTTGCGGAACATTCATTTCATGTTTCGTTACTTACTCATTGCCTTTGTTCGATTGCGAATGAAGTATATAACAAGGAAATTAATACAGATCGTGCCGTTACTCTATCCTTGTTTCATGATGTGACAGAAGTTTTCACTGGAGATATACCAACACCCGTAAAGCATCATAACAAAGATATATTAAAGAACTTTAGAGATCTAGAGGATTTAGCGGCAGAACGATTAGTAAACCAAGCTCCATACGAACTAAAGCATATTTATAAAAGTATCATTTCTGAAAAAAATGAAAAAGATCTTTATCAATATGTAAAAGCTGCAGATCTTTTAGATGCATATTTAAAATGTGTGACAGAGCTTGCTGCTGGCAACCGGGAATTTGCGGTAGCTAAAAATCAAATAGAACAGAAAATACATTCATTATGTATGCCTGAGGTCGAATATTTCTTACAACATTTAGCACCAAGTTTCGAAAAGACTTTAGATGAAATTTCCGAGTAA
- a CDS encoding S66 peptidase family protein encodes MATKPPMLQSGDSIGLVSPGSPLDANIINARIETLRNMGFNIIFGKYLYSFDGITATTPERRAEDLMFMFSSPGVKMILPSRGGTGVQSLLPFLDYNIIKQNPKIITGYSDITVLLNALYQLSDLTTFHSLMLPDFRPDTPTYNFNQFFESVSTLTQPRVILNPPNMLQVSLVRGNVTGSIVGGNITSIINTLATPYEIDTKGKILFLEDIKTPTNMIYRYFTQLSMSGKFNDCIGIIIGECTNCPVSYGTTLEMLINEWIVPLGKPLMVNVATGHGYYKSSIPIGAEVNLNTNENRLTVLEATVQT; translated from the coding sequence ATGGCCACAAAACCACCTATGCTACAAAGCGGAGACTCTATTGGTCTAGTTTCACCAGGAAGTCCTCTTGATGCAAACATAATTAATGCTCGAATAGAAACACTTCGAAACATGGGTTTTAATATTATCTTCGGAAAGTATCTTTACTCTTTTGACGGCATCACAGCAACTACTCCAGAAAGAAGAGCGGAGGATTTAATGTTTATGTTTTCTAGCCCTGGTGTAAAAATGATTTTACCAAGTCGAGGAGGAACAGGTGTCCAAAGTTTACTTCCTTTTTTAGACTACAATATTATTAAACAAAACCCAAAGATCATTACAGGTTATAGTGACATCACTGTACTACTAAATGCTCTATATCAATTAAGTGACTTAACGACCTTTCATAGTTTAATGCTTCCGGATTTCAGGCCTGATACACCAACTTACAATTTCAATCAGTTTTTTGAATCAGTCTCCACACTTACACAACCAAGAGTTATTTTAAATCCACCTAACATGTTGCAAGTTAGTTTAGTACGTGGAAATGTTACTGGATCTATTGTGGGAGGGAACATAACATCCATCATTAATACACTTGCTACTCCTTATGAAATTGATACAAAAGGAAAGATTTTATTTTTAGAAGATATAAAGACACCGACTAACATGATCTATCGTTATTTCACTCAGTTATCTATGTCAGGGAAATTCAATGATTGTATAGGAATAATAATTGGAGAATGTACGAATTGTCCTGTATCTTACGGAACTACGCTTGAAATGTTAATAAATGAATGGATAGTGCCACTCGGTAAACCTCTTATGGTTAACGTGGCAACGGGGCATGGGTATTATAAGTCTAGTATTCCGATAGGAGCGGAGGTTAATTTAAACACGAATGAAAATAGATTAACAGTATTGGAAGCAACCGTGCAAACATAA
- a CDS encoding cold-shock protein, which yields MQQGTVKWFNAEKGFGFIEVEGGDDVFVHFSAIQGEGFKSLDEGQKVSFDTEQGQRGLQATNVTKM from the coding sequence ATGCAACAAGGTACAGTAAAATGGTTTAACGCAGAAAAAGGATTCGGTTTCATCGAAGTAGAAGGTGGAGATGATGTATTCGTACATTTCTCAGCTATCCAAGGCGAAGGATTTAAATCTTTAGATGAAGGCCAAAAAGTTTCATTTGACACTGAGCAAGGTCAACGTGGACTTCAAGCTACAAACGTTACAAAAATGTAA
- a CDS encoding DUF4260 domain-containing protein, with the protein MTKLLLHLEGSFVLLASIYFYAHGSYSWLLFFILLFTPDISMVGYIVNNKIGALSYNLFHTYLVPIMLLIIGVIFKSEILIALSLIWFAHIGMDRMLGYGLKYPTHFKDTHLSRV; encoded by the coding sequence ATGACTAAATTGCTATTACATTTAGAGGGATCTTTTGTACTTTTAGCTAGTATTTATTTTTATGCCCATGGTTCATATAGTTGGCTATTATTTTTCATTTTATTATTTACCCCAGACATTTCAATGGTAGGATATATAGTCAATAATAAGATAGGTGCACTATCGTATAATTTGTTTCATACTTATTTAGTTCCTATTATGTTATTAATAATTGGAGTGATTTTCAAAAGTGAAATATTGATAGCTTTAAGTTTAATATGGTTTGCACATATTGGAATGGATAGAATGTTAGGATATGGTTTGAAATATCCAACGCATTTTAAAGATACTCATCTAAGTCGAGTATAA
- a CDS encoding Mpo1-like protein has product MWSRIQRDLVNYQKAHKHKANQVLHYFAFLFAFLGWIFLFINIYVTIILALLHYTFSWIGHFYYEKNKPASFKYPLLGFYAGFLWFFLLTFQLLFSKRVLPPLD; this is encoded by the coding sequence ATGTGGAGTAGAATCCAAAGAGATCTAGTAAATTATCAAAAAGCTCATAAACATAAAGCAAATCAAGTGCTTCATTATTTTGCTTTTTTGTTTGCCTTTTTAGGATGGATATTTTTATTTATTAATATATATGTAACAATTATATTAGCACTATTGCATTATACTTTTTCGTGGATTGGTCACTTTTACTATGAGAAAAACAAACCAGCTTCTTTTAAATATCCACTGTTAGGTTTCTATGCGGGCTTTTTATGGTTTTTTCTTTTGACGTTTCAACTATTATTTTCTAAAAGAGTCCTTCCTCCATTAGATTAA